The following are from one region of the Paenalkalicoccus suaedae genome:
- a CDS encoding YhcN/YlaJ family sporulation lipoprotein, with translation MKKSLLTLTCALTLTAGMTACGNMNQNGDEAAYHNPSHYGLDTQQASYSYPGQTTGMARGVTGNHREDMVDENGLLNGRLTGYDRPNGNGYYATGDGKLARELEKRVSREEGVADTDVLVRDNDILVGVNSTNNGIERRVESLAKPLAGNRNVHVVTEDNGFGRIHDMESRLRDGGAFDEIGSTFDAMLDDLGDAASRPFTRTR, from the coding sequence ATGAAAAAATCGCTCTTAACGTTAACATGTGCACTAACGCTAACAGCTGGAATGACAGCTTGTGGCAACATGAATCAAAACGGGGATGAGGCAGCGTATCATAACCCAAGTCACTACGGATTAGATACGCAACAGGCATCTTATTCCTATCCAGGTCAGACGACTGGAATGGCTCGAGGGGTAACTGGTAACCACCGCGAGGATATGGTGGATGAAAATGGTCTGTTAAATGGCAGGCTAACTGGTTACGATCGTCCAAACGGTAATGGTTATTATGCAACAGGCGATGGAAAGCTTGCTCGAGAGCTTGAAAAACGTGTTAGTCGTGAAGAAGGCGTAGCGGATACCGATGTCCTTGTTCGTGATAATGACATTCTAGTCGGTGTTAATTCCACGAATAATGGCATCGAACGTCGTGTCGAATCATTAGCAAAGCCGTTAGCTGGTAACCGAAATGTTCATGTTGTAACAGAAGACAATGGATTCGGTCGTATCCATGACATGGAGTCAAGACTCCGTGATGGCGGTGCTTTCGATGAGATTGGATCAACGTTTGATGCAATGCTCGATGATTTAGGCGATGCAGCAAGTCGTCCTTTCACGAGAACAAGGTAA
- a CDS encoding YebC/PmpR family DNA-binding transcriptional regulator — protein MAGHSKWSNIKHRKGRQDAKRGKIFTKISKEIFQAVRQSGDNADTNAALRIALDKARQANMPNDNIDRTIKKALGNVEGITYEEVIYEGYAPYGVAVYVEALTENRNRTAAEVRLAFNKNGGNLGESGCVAFMFERKGVIVAEKTHDFDEEEFLLEILEAGALDAQSEEDVVEIYSDQEAFESVKEAANNQEELTILSAEVTMVPDTKMELSEEQLDEVMKLVDALFDSDDVQRVSHSAKL, from the coding sequence ATGGCTGGACACTCAAAATGGAGTAATATTAAACACCGTAAAGGGCGTCAGGACGCAAAGCGTGGCAAAATTTTTACCAAAATATCAAAAGAAATATTTCAAGCGGTTCGTCAGTCTGGCGATAATGCAGATACGAATGCAGCACTTCGGATTGCATTAGATAAAGCGAGACAGGCAAACATGCCCAATGACAACATTGATCGAACGATTAAAAAAGCTTTAGGTAATGTGGAAGGAATTACATACGAAGAAGTCATCTACGAAGGCTATGCTCCTTATGGAGTTGCTGTTTACGTAGAGGCTTTGACAGAAAATCGGAATCGAACTGCGGCCGAGGTACGTCTGGCTTTTAATAAGAATGGAGGCAACCTTGGTGAAAGTGGTTGTGTAGCGTTTATGTTCGAGCGAAAAGGTGTCATCGTTGCGGAAAAGACACATGATTTTGATGAGGAAGAATTTTTGTTAGAAATCTTAGAAGCTGGAGCATTGGACGCGCAGTCAGAAGAGGATGTAGTAGAGATTTATTCGGATCAAGAGGCGTTTGAGTCCGTAAAAGAAGCTGCAAACAACCAAGAGGAGCTGACGATTCTTTCGGCAGAGGTAACGATGGTGCCAGATACAAAAATGGAGCTTTCTGAAGAACAGCTAGATGAGGTTATGAAGCTTGTTGATGCACTATTTGATAGTGATGATGTACAACGAGTTTCGCATAGCGCTAAGCTATAA